One genomic window of Bacteroidota bacterium includes the following:
- a CDS encoding STAS domain-containing protein: MNEFKIAQREASNVNVLELRGYLDAHTAPKLEEAFQTLLKTNRTNIVVNCKDLSYISSAGLGVFMAYIEDVRNKSGDIKLTNMSNKVYNVFDLLGFPLLYEIFKDESEAVKKFNDKK, encoded by the coding sequence ATGAATGAATTCAAAATCGCCCAGCGCGAGGCAAGCAATGTGAATGTGCTTGAGCTGAGAGGATATCTGGACGCGCACACTGCGCCCAAATTGGAGGAGGCATTCCAAACCCTCCTGAAAACAAATCGCACAAACATTGTCGTCAACTGCAAAGATCTCTCGTATATAAGTAGTGCAGGGCTTGGTGTGTTTATGGCCTATATCGAGGACGTCCGGAACAAATCGGGCGATATCAAACTGACGAATATGTCGAACAAGGTGTACAATGTGTTCGATTTGCTGGGTTTTCCGCTTCTGTACGAGATTTTCAAAGACGAGTCGGAAGCGGTAAAGAAATTCAACGACAAGAAATGA
- a CDS encoding M1 family metallopeptidase, with product MFIRILSIVAVLLCCATPGLAQTSQSSFTRADSLRGMLTPLRTCYDVTYYHLSVKVDTATRSIEGFTTIKFNVVSDFDVMQVDLFEIMKIGRIVFEGNTELQYEREHAAVFVRFPRSLKRKGVHEITIHYSGTPQEARRPPWGGGFTWARDGEGNPWVAVTCQGLGASSWWPNKDHQSDEPDSMMISVTVPSNLMNVSNGRLRKTEDLPDGSTRYDWFVSYPINNYNVTLNIARYARFSDTYVSGKDTLTLDYYVLPENVAKARRQFEQVKPMMKCFEHYFGPYPFIRDGYKLVESPHLGMEHQSAVAYGNHYLQGYRGRSSSEVGLMFDFIIIHETAHEWWGNSVTSNDIADMWIHESFGAYAEALHVECLFGYDKAMQYVNGKKWNVQNDRPIIGTYGVHQRGSGDMYDKGQLVLNTLRHAINNDSLWWNIVKSIAQKFKYTSINAEDIFSLVNEKTKSDYSYFFEQYLKQTKPPRLEVGLTKKGAALELRHRWVADVEDFRMPVKVASGAGEYVFIYPTTSWQTARFDKLNPQEFRVAEDQFYLDVKLTIQYLDPSGGH from the coding sequence ATGTTCATCAGGATACTGAGTATCGTCGCCGTTCTGTTGTGCTGCGCAACGCCCGGACTTGCACAGACAAGCCAGTCATCGTTCACACGGGCCGACTCGCTACGCGGCATGTTAACGCCCTTGCGTACCTGCTACGACGTGACATACTACCATCTCTCGGTTAAGGTGGACACGGCAACACGTTCGATCGAGGGATTCACAACAATCAAATTCAACGTTGTGAGCGACTTTGATGTAATGCAGGTGGATTTGTTTGAGATTATGAAGATCGGACGGATTGTGTTTGAGGGGAATACTGAACTGCAATACGAACGGGAACATGCCGCCGTATTCGTCCGCTTTCCGAGATCGCTGAAGCGAAAAGGGGTGCATGAGATTACGATTCACTATTCCGGCACTCCTCAGGAAGCACGGAGGCCGCCGTGGGGCGGGGGATTTACGTGGGCACGTGATGGCGAAGGGAACCCCTGGGTTGCCGTTACCTGCCAGGGTTTGGGCGCAAGCTCATGGTGGCCCAACAAGGATCATCAGTCGGACGAGCCGGACAGCATGATGATCAGCGTGACGGTTCCTTCCAACCTCATGAATGTCTCCAATGGCCGGCTGCGGAAAACGGAGGATTTGCCGGACGGTTCGACCCGATACGATTGGTTCGTCAGTTATCCGATTAACAACTATAATGTTACGCTCAACATCGCCCGCTACGCCCGTTTCAGCGATACGTATGTTAGCGGGAAAGATACACTCACGCTCGACTACTACGTTCTTCCCGAAAATGTGGCCAAGGCTCGGCGGCAGTTCGAGCAGGTGAAGCCGATGATGAAGTGCTTCGAACACTATTTCGGACCTTACCCGTTCATTCGGGACGGCTACAAACTTGTGGAGTCGCCGCATTTGGGGATGGAGCATCAGAGTGCTGTAGCGTACGGCAACCACTATTTGCAGGGATACAGGGGCAGATCATCCTCCGAGGTGGGACTGATGTTTGATTTCATCATCATTCACGAAACGGCCCACGAATGGTGGGGGAATAGCGTCACCTCCAACGACATTGCCGATATGTGGATCCACGAGAGTTTTGGGGCGTATGCCGAAGCCCTGCACGTTGAGTGTCTGTTCGGGTATGACAAGGCGATGCAATACGTGAACGGAAAAAAATGGAATGTGCAGAACGACCGTCCCATCATCGGCACGTATGGCGTCCATCAACGCGGCTCGGGCGACATGTACGATAAGGGGCAGCTTGTACTGAACACGCTGCGGCACGCTATCAACAATGATTCTCTGTGGTGGAATATCGTGAAGAGTATAGCGCAGAAGTTCAAATACACATCCATCAATGCGGAAGATATTTTTAGTCTTGTCAACGAAAAAACAAAATCGGATTACTCGTACTTCTTCGAGCAATATCTCAAGCAAACAAAGCCGCCCCGGCTTGAAGTTGGCTTGACCAAGAAGGGCGCCGCTCTTGAACTACGCCACCGTTGGGTTGCAGATGTTGAGGATTTTCGTATGCCCGTCAAAGTCGCTTCCGGAGCGGGCGAGTATGTGTTCATTTATCCAACGACGTCGTGGCAAACAGCCCGATTCGACAAGTTGAATCCGCAAGAGTTCCGGGTTGCTGAGGATCAGTTCTATCTCGATGTGAAGTTGACCATCCAGTATCTCGATCCGTCCGGGGGACACTGA
- a CDS encoding tetratricopeptide repeat protein has protein sequence MLKAQKKISKKQLKQDALLTNVAKITSYYEDNKRTIGVILVALVVGVAGTLIYARNQAANNEKAVTALGKVLEFYDTNQLQLAIDGSAERGIVGLKSIVDNYGSTDAGNLARFYLADAYFQLRKYDEALEQFDKFSASEQLVAVSRLTGMAGCYEAKGEYEKAAEQYEKAATKYPKDVDAAGNLNHAADNYARAGKKDRALDIYKKLKKEYPTTQFGRDADRGIARLSV, from the coding sequence ATGCTCAAAGCGCAGAAAAAGATTTCGAAGAAACAACTCAAACAGGATGCACTGCTGACAAATGTCGCCAAGATCACTTCGTACTACGAAGACAACAAGCGAACGATCGGCGTTATTCTCGTCGCGCTCGTGGTAGGAGTGGCCGGTACTCTCATCTATGCGAGAAATCAGGCGGCGAATAATGAAAAAGCCGTGACGGCATTGGGCAAAGTGCTCGAGTTCTATGATACGAACCAACTTCAACTCGCGATTGATGGATCCGCCGAGAGGGGAATTGTCGGCTTGAAGTCCATCGTCGATAATTACGGCAGCACCGATGCCGGGAATCTCGCCAGATTCTATCTGGCCGACGCCTATTTCCAGTTGCGCAAGTATGATGAAGCGCTCGAACAGTTCGACAAATTCAGCGCGAGCGAACAATTGGTTGCCGTATCGCGGTTGACCGGAATGGCAGGGTGCTACGAGGCGAAGGGTGAATACGAGAAGGCCGCGGAGCAGTATGAGAAGGCGGCCACGAAATATCCCAAGGATGTTGATGCAGCAGGAAACCTCAATCACGCGGCCGATAATTACGCGCGTGCCGGGAAGAAGGATCGTGCGCTGGATATCTACAAAAAACTCAAGAAAGAATACCCGACCACGCAATTCGGTCGCGATGCCGACCGCGGCATTGCCCGGCTTTCCGTGTGA
- a CDS encoding ATP-binding protein has translation MKKQTLKIDSKTEQLITVRDFVSQAAYASGFNDEEVSKIALAVDEACTNVIKHAYQYDAKKKISITVGDSNGNFEVSIVDSGKQFDPKKIKQPDMKEYLSSYRRGGLGVYLMKSLMDKVEYDIEPGKRNQVRLIKQLPR, from the coding sequence GTGAAGAAACAAACCCTGAAAATAGATAGCAAAACCGAGCAGCTTATCACCGTGCGCGACTTCGTTTCGCAGGCGGCGTATGCCTCCGGGTTCAACGACGAAGAGGTGAGCAAAATCGCCCTCGCAGTCGATGAAGCCTGCACAAACGTCATCAAGCATGCGTATCAGTATGACGCGAAGAAGAAAATTTCAATTACCGTTGGCGACTCGAACGGCAACTTCGAGGTGTCGATTGTTGACAGCGGCAAGCAGTTCGATCCGAAAAAAATCAAACAGCCCGATATGAAGGAGTACCTCAGTTCGTACCGCCGCGGCGGACTGGGTGTCTATCTGATGAAATCCCTGATGGATAAAGTAGAGTACGACATCGAGCCGGGCAAGCGCAATCAAGTCCGTCTCATTAAACAACTTCCCCGTTAA
- a CDS encoding thioredoxin domain-containing protein, translated as MAFPKQNRLAREKSPYLLQHANNPVDWYPWGDEAFAKARLEDKPIFLSVGYSTCHWCHVMERESFEVESIAGIMNDLFVNIKVDREERPDVDKVYMTALQAMGENGGWPMSMFLTPDLKPFFGGTYFPPENRYGRIGFPELLQRISQIWKNERERVAESANGITQFLHDLPAAMKETESLDIAFLQTCFTQATKNYDTQFGGFGSGPKFPRPVVFNFLLRYFNRTGEPQALDMTVQSLRQMSNGGMYDHLGGGYHRYSVDGEWRVPHFEKMVYDQAQICIALADAYSITGDPFFERRLRETLAYVLRDLTDTGGGFYSAEDADSRLTDAADETGEGAFYIWSKREIDEALGDEARIFNFYYGVEESGNALNDPQHEFTGKNILYVAATSAETAAFARVSEAEVEARLEHARQQLFDIRSRRSRPHLDDKIITAWNGLMISACARAAQALNETAYAQAAERAATFVMDNLFNQDTHTLYRRYRDGEAKFDAYLDDYAFLTQGLIDLYETSFEPCWLQQAMRLTEKQIELFWDEAAGGFFDTTGNDGSILVRMKEQYDGAEPTGNSVAVMNLLRLSVMTDNRDWRVKAGRTLKAFGDVLQKSPFTMPQMAAAFDFSLDGVKQIVIAGRRHDEATGKMIKEIHSRYLPNSVILLAEEAPQMNFGSAGAFLKSISMIDEKPTAYVCENFVCRLPTTDIAKMINLLESESKSSSMR; from the coding sequence ATGGCTTTCCCGAAACAAAATCGCCTCGCCCGCGAGAAAAGTCCGTATCTCCTTCAGCATGCAAACAATCCCGTTGACTGGTATCCCTGGGGTGATGAGGCATTTGCCAAGGCGCGTTTGGAGGATAAGCCTATCTTCCTTTCTGTCGGCTATTCAACGTGCCATTGGTGCCACGTCATGGAGCGTGAGTCATTCGAAGTCGAATCCATCGCAGGGATAATGAACGACCTCTTCGTTAACATCAAAGTCGATCGCGAAGAACGCCCCGACGTTGACAAAGTGTACATGACGGCGCTTCAAGCGATGGGTGAGAATGGCGGCTGGCCGATGTCGATGTTTCTGACTCCCGATCTCAAACCGTTCTTCGGTGGAACCTACTTTCCTCCCGAAAACCGATACGGCAGAATCGGGTTTCCCGAATTGCTTCAACGCATCAGTCAGATTTGGAAGAACGAACGCGAACGGGTGGCGGAATCTGCCAACGGTATTACGCAGTTTCTGCACGATTTGCCGGCAGCAATGAAAGAAACTGAGTCGCTGGACATCGCGTTCCTACAGACTTGTTTCACACAGGCAACAAAGAACTACGACACACAGTTTGGCGGATTTGGAAGCGGACCGAAGTTTCCGCGGCCGGTTGTGTTCAACTTTTTACTTCGTTATTTCAACCGAACCGGTGAACCGCAGGCTCTGGACATGACCGTGCAATCGTTGCGTCAAATGTCCAACGGGGGGATGTATGATCACCTCGGCGGCGGCTATCATCGCTATTCCGTGGATGGTGAATGGCGGGTTCCGCATTTCGAGAAGATGGTGTACGATCAGGCACAGATATGCATTGCATTGGCGGACGCATATTCGATAACCGGAGACCCCTTCTTTGAACGTCGATTGCGGGAAACGCTTGCATACGTGTTGCGGGACTTGACGGATACCGGCGGAGGATTTTATTCTGCTGAAGATGCCGACAGCAGGCTCACGGATGCTGCCGATGAAACAGGGGAAGGGGCATTTTATATCTGGTCGAAAAGGGAAATCGACGAAGCGCTCGGCGATGAAGCACGGATATTCAACTTCTATTACGGCGTGGAGGAAAGCGGAAACGCGTTGAACGATCCGCAGCATGAGTTTACGGGAAAGAACATTCTGTATGTTGCTGCCACAAGTGCGGAAACGGCGGCCTTTGCCCGCGTGAGTGAGGCGGAGGTTGAGGCACGGCTTGAGCATGCGCGACAACAGCTCTTCGATATCCGGTCGAGGCGATCACGGCCCCATCTCGATGACAAAATCATTACTGCATGGAACGGGCTTATGATCTCTGCATGTGCCCGTGCCGCGCAGGCTCTGAATGAGACCGCGTATGCGCAGGCAGCGGAGCGGGCAGCGACATTTGTCATGGATAATCTCTTCAATCAAGACACACACACTCTGTATCGGCGGTATCGGGATGGAGAAGCGAAGTTCGACGCCTATCTCGATGATTATGCATTTCTGACTCAGGGGCTGATTGATCTGTATGAAACATCCTTCGAACCCTGCTGGCTCCAACAAGCAATGCGTTTGACGGAAAAGCAGATTGAGTTGTTTTGGGATGAGGCAGCAGGCGGATTTTTCGATACAACAGGGAACGATGGCTCGATACTCGTTCGCATGAAAGAACAATACGACGGGGCCGAGCCGACGGGAAACTCTGTCGCAGTGATGAACCTGCTACGACTGTCCGTTATGACGGATAATCGTGATTGGCGCGTAAAAGCCGGACGAACATTGAAGGCATTCGGTGATGTCTTGCAGAAATCGCCGTTCACAATGCCGCAGATGGCCGCGGCGTTTGATTTCTCACTTGATGGTGTGAAGCAGATTGTTATCGCAGGAAGGCGGCATGATGAGGCAACAGGTAAAATGATAAAGGAGATCCATTCCCGCTATCTCCCGAACTCAGTCATACTCCTTGCTGAGGAAGCACCACAGATGAATTTCGGAAGTGCCGGAGCGTTTCTGAAATCCATTTCGATGATTGATGAGAAGCCGACTGCATATGTATGCGAGAACTTCGTCTGCCGGCTGCCGACAACCGATATCGCGAAGATGATTAACTTGCTGGAAAGCGAATCGAAGTCAAGTTCAATGAGATAG
- a CDS encoding SpoIIE family protein phosphatase, with protein sequence MKLRRIIYLGVSASLLLFVFVIDVMRKNVELNVIGLPLVRDLLIIASFVLIYLYLEARQVHRALTPIKRIGLMMIYTVITGFVCFVIAFISEDNFDQKDFALIPLTYGQLFLATFLSVLLGIFAILMFRLARGLVLFKRKRGTERNFTIFIGLALATAASTMTLEPLEYSLFTNILFGFAILFAVLNSFRLPWIVYLTKREKIFGLIYGLILFLVLIGLNVGVGMERSLLGKSLLYHSYPLSRFILLTTIFANIYFGMAFISTLFHLPTAEAFDRKSTEVTSLHNLGKLVTQVFDFNELVETVTSMTLQVCEAQSCWLEIIHHEHDQDRNTSGPKELVVLNDAGGKYSVQLAGMKNISQLEIITLLPAGERTLRDEVIEERKAIVVDDLARDSRFRRVEKSKAQIGSMVVVPLVSHAGLIGVLYATKENAYGFFKDDVDVISAFADQATVAIENSRLIKKSIERERLLREMTLAQEIQRRLLPQCLPSYAAMDIDASSIPAFEVGGDYYDVVELDDNKCGIVVGDVSGKGVSAAFYMSEVKGIFQSLSRLYPSPREFMIRANEALSSSIDKHSFVSLIYAVIDMANGTLTLARAGHCPLLHLSGENAAYLRPGGMGLGLSNGTAFAQSIEESTIRLNPGDVCVFYTDGITEARRGDDDEYGYDRLMHTVISAKQEAVSALKEHILHTVRSHADKPENDDDMTVVVVKWRGGGSQKSA encoded by the coding sequence ATGAAGCTTCGTCGCATCATATATCTCGGTGTTTCAGCCTCGCTTCTTCTCTTCGTGTTTGTGATTGATGTGATGAGAAAGAACGTGGAGTTGAACGTCATCGGGCTCCCTCTCGTCCGGGATCTTCTCATTATTGCATCGTTTGTCCTGATCTACCTGTATCTTGAAGCGAGACAAGTGCATCGGGCGCTGACGCCGATCAAGCGCATTGGGTTGATGATGATCTACACGGTCATCACGGGGTTTGTCTGCTTTGTCATTGCCTTTATCTCCGAAGACAATTTCGATCAGAAGGACTTTGCCCTCATTCCGTTGACATACGGTCAGCTTTTTCTCGCGACATTCCTTTCGGTTCTTCTCGGCATCTTTGCGATTCTGATGTTCCGCCTTGCACGCGGATTGGTGCTGTTCAAACGCAAGCGGGGAACAGAACGGAACTTCACCATCTTCATCGGATTGGCGCTGGCAACAGCCGCCTCGACAATGACGCTTGAGCCTCTTGAGTACAGCTTGTTCACGAATATTCTTTTCGGTTTTGCGATCCTGTTTGCTGTACTCAACTCGTTCCGCCTTCCGTGGATTGTCTACCTGACAAAACGCGAGAAGATCTTCGGGTTGATTTACGGGCTGATCCTGTTTCTTGTTCTGATCGGGTTGAATGTCGGTGTCGGTATGGAACGCAGCCTGTTGGGGAAATCGCTGCTGTATCATTCGTACCCGCTCAGCCGCTTCATTCTGCTGACGACGATCTTCGCAAATATCTACTTTGGGATGGCGTTCATCAGCACGCTGTTCCATTTACCAACCGCGGAGGCGTTCGATAGAAAATCCACCGAGGTGACTTCGCTTCACAACCTGGGCAAGCTCGTAACGCAGGTGTTTGATTTCAATGAACTGGTCGAGACCGTAACATCAATGACGCTCCAGGTGTGCGAAGCACAAAGCTGCTGGCTTGAAATCATCCACCATGAACATGACCAGGATCGCAACACATCCGGCCCAAAGGAGCTTGTTGTACTCAACGATGCGGGCGGGAAGTACTCTGTGCAGTTGGCAGGCATGAAGAACATTTCCCAACTGGAAATCATTACGTTGCTGCCTGCCGGAGAGCGAACATTGCGTGACGAAGTGATCGAAGAACGAAAAGCCATTGTGGTTGACGACCTGGCGCGGGATTCCCGGTTCCGACGCGTTGAAAAATCAAAAGCGCAAATTGGGTCGATGGTCGTGGTTCCGCTTGTTTCACACGCAGGATTGATCGGTGTTTTGTATGCCACAAAGGAGAATGCCTACGGCTTTTTCAAGGATGATGTTGATGTGATTTCGGCATTTGCTGATCAGGCTACTGTGGCAATCGAAAACTCACGCCTCATCAAGAAGTCGATTGAGCGCGAGCGCCTGTTGCGCGAGATGACACTCGCCCAGGAAATTCAACGCAGACTGCTGCCGCAGTGCCTTCCTTCATACGCGGCAATGGACATTGATGCGAGTTCCATTCCTGCCTTCGAGGTGGGGGGCGACTATTACGATGTTGTTGAACTCGACGACAACAAATGCGGCATCGTCGTTGGCGATGTTTCGGGAAAGGGAGTGTCGGCGGCCTTCTACATGTCTGAAGTGAAAGGCATCTTTCAATCGCTCAGTCGTCTCTATCCCTCTCCCCGGGAATTCATGATCAGGGCGAATGAAGCCCTCTCAAGCTCTATTGACAAACATTCTTTTGTTAGCTTAATTTATGCTGTTATCGACATGGCCAACGGCACGTTGACCTTAGCGCGTGCCGGGCATTGCCCGCTGTTGCACCTTTCGGGGGAGAACGCCGCCTACCTTCGTCCCGGCGGTATGGGACTCGGACTTTCGAACGGAACAGCATTTGCACAAAGTATCGAGGAGAGTACGATCCGACTCAACCCCGGGGATGTATGCGTGTTTTATACCGACGGCATCACCGAGGCGCGGCGGGGCGACGACGACGAATACGGATATGATCGTTTGATGCATACAGTGATAAGTGCGAAACAGGAGGCCGTGTCGGCGCTCAAAGAACATATCCTGCACACGGTTCGGTCGCACGCCGACAAGCCGGAGAATGACGATGACATGACGGTGGTGGTGGTCAAATGGCGGGGTGGGGGTTCACAGAAGTCTGCATGA
- the arfB gene encoding aminoacyl-tRNA hydrolase gives MTIRITSSLSIPEHEVTFRFARSSGPGGQNVNKVATRVELVFNVRDSASLTNAQKEQVYSRLGSRIDSGGNLHFASQESRSQWRNREVVVEKFASLMQKALAVQKKRKPTRPSAASQHSRIRSKKSHSVKKKLRGKVNAAGE, from the coding sequence ATGACTATTCGGATTACCTCGTCGTTGTCCATTCCCGAACATGAAGTGACATTCCGATTTGCCCGAAGCAGCGGACCGGGCGGACAGAATGTTAACAAGGTGGCAACGCGTGTCGAGTTGGTGTTCAACGTTCGGGATTCGGCATCACTGACGAACGCGCAGAAAGAGCAGGTCTATTCCAGGCTGGGTTCACGCATCGATTCCGGCGGGAACCTTCACTTCGCATCACAAGAATCGCGGAGCCAATGGAGAAACCGAGAAGTGGTAGTTGAGAAGTTCGCGTCGCTAATGCAAAAAGCCCTCGCTGTCCAGAAGAAAAGAAAACCAACCAGACCCTCCGCAGCATCGCAGCATTCCCGCATCCGGAGCAAGAAATCCCACAGCGTCAAGAAGAAGCTGCGGGGAAAAGTGAACGCCGCCGGCGAGTAA
- a CDS encoding SpoIIE family protein phosphatase, giving the protein MATARRTSRSSASSSYESYFEHTALFEFSKVINSSLDPRFIYSHILLTIMGKILSSKGMVIVEKESRHFNVVMAKGFSQDVVGTSMHIRQIPPSIFLVDKVNATKYPWVKFFKRLGVKILLPMYMADTPIGLLAFGERFSKKKLHSREVTYLRSLANISATAIEKSRTFDELQQVNRKLDRKIQELNTLFDLSKEFGSLLDAEKLIRLLEFSLLGQVGVNRYIICLRQGSDVRVAASRVDGPVPQAELLQTLFKLKATVPVAHLSASGVQNARDVLTGLRMALVVPMGLQGENKGLMILGERLSGNPYEEIDYEFLTSLANLAIISLENARLFKEAIEKQRMEDELLIARDIQKGLLPNVLPAIPGFDIAAANISSKQVGGDYYDVIPADNNRHVIAIGDVSGKGTPAALLMASIQASIRALVPLNLSLSELTGRVNDLMCENTGGNKFVTFFWGFVDPVAMTLNYVNAGHNYPYLIHADGSIDRLDKGGMILGVLKTLMPYEEATVRLTHGDLLLLFTDGVSEAMSHDSMEYGEERIEAVLRKYGREPAQRIIELLHEDIIQHADGAQQSDDITMMVLKVA; this is encoded by the coding sequence ATGGCAACGGCACGTCGTACATCACGTTCTTCCGCCTCGTCTTCCTACGAGAGCTACTTCGAACACACGGCGTTGTTCGAGTTCAGCAAAGTCATCAACTCGTCGCTCGATCCCCGCTTTATCTACAGTCACATACTTCTTACCATCATGGGGAAGATTCTGTCGTCGAAAGGGATGGTGATTGTCGAAAAGGAATCCCGGCACTTCAACGTCGTCATGGCGAAGGGATTCTCGCAAGATGTTGTGGGAACATCAATGCACATCAGGCAGATTCCGCCCTCCATTTTTCTTGTCGACAAAGTGAACGCGACAAAGTACCCGTGGGTGAAATTCTTTAAAAGACTTGGAGTAAAGATTCTTCTGCCGATGTATATGGCCGACACCCCGATCGGGTTGCTCGCATTCGGGGAGAGATTCTCTAAGAAAAAGCTTCACTCAAGAGAAGTGACCTATCTCCGTTCGCTGGCGAACATTTCCGCAACCGCCATCGAAAAAAGCCGGACGTTTGATGAATTGCAGCAAGTCAACCGGAAACTCGACCGGAAAATTCAGGAGTTGAACACACTGTTCGACCTGAGCAAGGAATTCGGTTCGCTGCTTGATGCGGAAAAACTGATCCGCCTGCTCGAGTTTTCACTGCTCGGGCAGGTGGGCGTCAACCGATACATTATTTGTCTGCGACAGGGAAGTGATGTACGGGTTGCCGCGTCGCGGGTTGACGGCCCTGTGCCCCAAGCAGAGTTGCTGCAGACTTTGTTCAAATTGAAGGCAACGGTGCCTGTTGCTCATCTCTCCGCAAGCGGAGTGCAGAATGCCCGCGATGTTCTGACGGGATTGAGAATGGCACTTGTTGTGCCGATGGGGTTGCAGGGCGAAAACAAAGGCTTGATGATATTGGGAGAACGTCTCTCCGGAAACCCGTACGAGGAAATCGACTACGAATTCCTGACGTCGCTGGCAAATCTTGCGATCATTTCTCTTGAGAATGCGAGGCTCTTCAAAGAGGCGATTGAAAAGCAGAGGATGGAAGACGAATTGTTGATAGCGCGAGACATCCAGAAGGGCCTTCTGCCGAACGTACTGCCTGCAATTCCGGGCTTCGATATTGCGGCCGCAAATATCTCCTCGAAGCAGGTCGGCGGCGATTACTATGATGTGATCCCCGCCGACAACAACCGGCATGTAATCGCCATCGGCGATGTGTCGGGGAAAGGAACACCGGCCGCGCTGCTGATGGCCAGTATTCAGGCGAGTATTCGTGCACTCGTTCCCCTGAACCTCTCGCTGAGTGAACTGACCGGACGCGTGAACGACCTCATGTGTGAAAACACGGGCGGCAACAAGTTCGTAACGTTCTTCTGGGGATTCGTCGATCCCGTTGCGATGACGTTGAACTACGTGAACGCCGGACACAACTACCCGTACCTCATTCATGCCGACGGTTCCATTGACCGGCTTGATAAAGGGGGAATGATTCTCGGTGTGCTCAAGACATTGATGCCCTATGAAGAGGCAACTGTTAGGCTCACACACGGCGACCTGCTGTTGCTGTTCACCGATGGCGTCAGTGAGGCGATGAGCCACGACTCGATGGAGTATGGCGAGGAACGCATCGAGGCTGTGCTGAGGAAATACGGCCGTGAACCGGCCCAACGTATCATCGAACTGCTGCATGAAGATATCATCCAGCACGCCGACGGAGCGCAGCAATCCGACGACATTACGATGATGGTGTTGAAAGTAGCGTGA